Proteins encoded in a region of the Zea mays cultivar B73 chromosome 4, Zm-B73-REFERENCE-NAM-5.0, whole genome shotgun sequence genome:
- the LOC103655431 gene encoding uncharacterized protein → MDNQLVGTAKSLVRTNRGKDNRSKLTMSHAAGSKSYARVGHELAEQQGRPARRDEIYVRTHTRKNKEGDIVPLPGAEIFINKFEEAVAENPELKDRSIEDGDLYAHVFGEKEPRGRIRGLGLGPTPQDVGTPGTQMKISTKLQMALQARCQSEQEEEELEARIRLLEV, encoded by the exons ATGGACAACCAGTTGGTAGGAACAGCAAAGAGTTTG GTTCGTACAAACAGAGGTAAAGATAATCGTTCAAAGCTGACTATGTCGCATGCAGCTGGCAGCAAGAGTTATGCTCGTGTGGGGCATGAACTG GCCGAGCAACAAGGACGCCCTGCGAGAAGAGATGAAATATATGTTAGAACACACACGCGTAAGAACAAAGAAGGGGATATTGTGCCTCTACCTGGAGCAGAAATATTCATT AATAAATTTGAAGAAGCTGTTGCTGAGAACCCAGAACTGAAGGACAGAAGTATTGAAGATGGTGATTTATATGCACATGTTTTTGGAGAGAAAGAACCAAGAGGTCGTATTCGTGGTTTAGGCTTAGGACCAACTCCACAAGATGTAGGCACCCCTGGAACTCAAATGAAAATATCAACAAAGCTTCAAATGGCTTTGCAAGCTCGCTGTCAGTCTGAGCAAGAG